The DNA window AGGACACACAGAAAAAGATGAAATCGTTGAAACGGATAAGGCAGTTCTCGAAGCCGATCTGGTGATTTACGTTGATATGATACAGATTCCGCTCAACGGGGGACATAAATCTGTTGCGGTGGGTCTCGGCACCTATAACTCTATAGCACCCCACCACTCGCCGCACATGACAGCGGAAAGTCCACACGTCATGCAACCCGAGGGTTCGCACATGCACGCCTGTATCGAGCGGATGAGCCGCCTCATTCAGAAAGAGACCCCCATCTTGGTACTCGAAGCAGCGATGAACGGTGCGATCTACCCATTTCATCTGCGCTATGTCGGGAAACCGAACCGCGACTGCAACATCGCAGAGAAAGTGCTGAAAACCTTCACACCAGCGACCCTATCGCTGCTGCCCGAATCGCTGCGTTACCAGATTCTTAAAAGCGTGCGGACGGACTACGAACCGATACAGGTCAACGCAGGCGACATCGATGCCGTTCACGCGAAAACGTTAGCGTCAATGAAGGATCAGTTGGCAATAGATATCCCTCGACAGTTCAGCACATTGGTATTCGGACTTCCCGATATGAGTCCCTACGCCGTTGATGCGCGTATCAACCCGGTCTTAGTGGTGAGCGACATTTTAGGCTACGTCTTCAACTGGTTCTATAACAAACCCATCATCAAAAAGAACGGTGTTGTGATCATCATGAACCCGACCTACGAGATTTTTCATGAAGAGTATCACGTCGCCTACAAGCAGTTTTACGATGAGGTGCTCGCTGAAACGACGGAACCGTTTGAGATGCAACAGAAGTTTCAGGAAAAATACGCAAAGGACGCGTATTTAATCGATTGTTATCGAAACAAGTTCGCGCACCACGGTTTCCATCCGTTTACCGTCTGGTATTGGGCGACGTATCCACTGAAATATCTCGCGAAAGTAATCCTCGTGGGTCCGGAGGAACCGCGGGTGGCGCAACGACTCGGTGTTGACTGGGCGCGCAACTTAGATGATGCCCTTGCAATGGCACGTGAAATCTCTGGGGAAGACGATGTCGTTGCCTTGACAATGCCGCCGTTCTTCTACGCAAACGTTGGGGAATAAAGATACATTGGACTACCAAAAGCATTTTATGCAAAAAACAGAGGAATGTTAATGACAGACACGGATATTTTGATACCTACCAGCACTATCGGAAGTTACGCACCACCGAGTTGGCTGTGCGTTACGTTAGAAGCGATCGGACGCGGTTAACTCGGCGACACCGACATTAACTAAACTTTCGACGACGCTGTCCGCGCCGCTATCGCAGACCAAGAACGCGCAGGCGTTGATATCGTCACAGAGGGTGAGATGCGCCGCCAAGACTTCGTTCTCGGTTTCTATGAACGGCTCACTGGGTTAGAACAACTCCCGGCACCCAGAACGCACGGACCCGACGGACACGACCAACGCGGCAAATGGCTGCCCTCCGTTCCGCTTGATGCTCCTGACGGACTCGGTATCCTCACAGAGTTTGAATTCGCGAAGAACGAGACGACGAAAACGCTCAAGGTGACATGCCCCGGTCCGTTTACCCTTTCCGGACGGATTCAGACGGGTGGGATTTATAAAGAACGCCTTGAAGTCGCCTACGCCTGTGCGGAGATTATCAACACAGAACTCCGTCAACTCGTTGCTGCTGGCGCAGAATTCATCCAGTTAGACGAACCCTCTTACGCCGTTTATCCGGATCGTCCTGAAGCGTTCGTCAAACTTTTCAACCACACCGTTGAAGATGTCTCTGCAAAGATTGGACTGCACATCTGTTTCGGCAACTATCGCGGCAGAGCCGTTGGAAAACGTTCGTATCGTCCGCTCTTTCCGTATATTTTAGACGCAGCCTTCGATCAACTCGCACTGGAATTCGCAAACAGGGAAATGGCAGAAATCGGATTGTGGAGCGAGTTTCCGAACGACAAAGAACTCGCCGCAGGACTCATCGATGTCAAAAACTATTATGTAGAAACACCAGAGGATGTCGCAGCACTGCTCCGGGAAGCACTCAAGCACGTGCGTCCCGAAAAACTGTCTATCACCCCGGATTGTGGATTCAGTCAAACAGCACGGTGGGCAGCCGCCGCAAAACTGAAAGCGATGGTCGCGGGTACTGAAATTGTCCGCCGTGAACTTACAAATGGGACCCTCTAACTTTAGGTTCGGTTTCCCATTTTAGAAGAGAGGTAGCATAGCGTCGTGAGCATAAACAGGAAGATACCCACACCCGAAGAAATTGAAAAAGAATTCCAAGAATTCGTCCAACAGAAATATGGCGGGAGCGTCCGTTTAATTAACGCATCTGCCGGTGAACCCTCGCCTGAAGGAGAAGCAGAGACTCCTGAACCGAAAAAAGCCTTCGATCTGAAATTCGACCTCAAACCGAAGGAGATCAAGCAATACCTCGACCGATACGTCATCAAACAGGACGAGGCAAAGAAGGCACTCGCTATCGCCGTCTGTGACCACTACAATCACGTCCGAGAATGCCACGAAGACCCAACCGCCGCGGATGCGGATTACTCCAAACAGAACATCGTCATGCTCGGACCGACCGGTGTCGGTAAGACCTATCTCATCCGACACATCGCCAAACTCATCGGCGTGCCATTCGTCAAAGCGGATGCGACCCGATTCAGCGAAACCGGTTACGTTGGTGCCAACGTTGACGATTTAATCCGTGAACTGGTAACCCAAGCTGAAGACAATCTCGAACTGGGACAATACGGCATCATCTATCTCGACGAAGCGGACAAAATCGCGACACCGCCAAATATCATTGGACGCGATGTGAGCGGACGCGGTGTGCAGATTGGACTTCTTAAACTGATGGAGGAAACCGAAGTGGATCTGCGTAGCGGGAACGATGTCGCCTCACAGATGCGCGCTGCTATGGAATTTCAAAAAAGCGGCAAGGTCGAGAAAGAGGTTATCAACACACGGCACATTCTTTTCATCATCAGCGGTGCGTTCACGGGTATGGCAGATATTATCAAGAAACGCATGCATCAAAGCAAAATCGGCTTCAATGCTGAGATTACCAGCCCAACCGATGACACGGAAACCCAGTATTTCGAGAACATCACACCGAAAGACTTCATAGACTTCGGCTTTGAACCTGAGTTTATCGGACGGCTGCCAGTCCATGTCGTTTGCACGGAACTCGGCGTAGATGACCTGTTCTATATCCTGAAACACTCCGAAGGTTCCATTATCCGTCAATACGAAAACGCCTTTCGGGCGTATGGCATCACGGTCCTGTTTTCAGAGTGCGGTCTACAACGCATCGCCGAAAAAGCGATTGCGCAAAAAACAGGGGCGCGTGCCTTAATGACGGTTTGTGAAAAGGTCTTGCGCGACTATAAATTTGAGCTCCCCTCCACCGGCGTTGAGGAATTTGTCGTCACTGCTGAAGTTGTCGATGCACCTGATGTCGAATTAAAGCGAATCACCGCGGAACCGGACTACAACCGCAGGACGGTGATGTGTGAGCAGGTTCGCCGGTATGAAGCACAGTTCTACACAGAACACCAATTGCAAATTCAGTTCGACGCTGAAGCGACTGCGCTTATTTGTGAACGGGCGATTGCAGAGGCGCAAACAGTCCAGCGGGTCTGTGATCAACTCCTCGGAAGTTATCAGCACGGGCTGAACTTAATTAAGCAGAACACGGGACAATCCACATTCACCTTTCCAAAGGCTGTTTTGGAAAATCCAGATCAAGTTCTCGAAGAGTGGATCCGTGAGTCGTACACCACAAAACGTTGAGAATAGCAATCAACAGTCAGCAGTCAGCAGTCGGCAGGAATAGTTGTCAGCCATAAGCAGAAAGCCATAAATTAAAATATGAACACCGAACAGAAGAGACCGCAACGTCCTGAACCCCCGAATATCCAAGAAGTCGGCGCACCCCTCGACGGGAAACCGCAGGTGAGCGATCGGCGTTTGTTTTTCCAACTCCATGTCTTTAAAGATTGTTTAGATCCTAACCTTATCGTTGAAAAACTTGAGAAGGGGAGTCTAAATGCGGTCTTATATGACGATCTAAATCATCCAACAGGCCTGGGCGTGCTTTTAGCCGCAGAGGATCCAGCAGCGTTGATAGTTGAATCACGAACCTTATTAGACGTTTCTAACCGCTCATCCCGCTCCTATCGTCCAGAAATGACCATGACAGGTCGAACCTATTCAAGTGGTAGAGAACCGAATCTGGAAGAGTGGCTCCTCAACAAACCGCTCCAAAACGTTCTCAACCCTAATTTTCCATGGGCGATTTGGTATCCATTGCGCCGAAGCCCTGAATTCTATCGTCTTGAACACCGTGAACGGGGTCGCATCTTAGGCGAACACGCTTTGCTGGGGCGCGGTTATGCAGCAGGTGGATACGCCAGTGACATCCGACTCGCATGCTTTGGATTGGATACAAACGACAATGAATTCGTTATCGGAGTGGTCGGGCCCGATTTACATCCCTTATCGCGTTTGATTCAGGATATGCGCCAAACAGAACAGACCACCACATACATCGAATCCCTCGGTCCTTTCTTTGTTGGAAAGGTTCGGAAGCAATTTGCGAGAGGCGGATAAAAAACATTAAAAAATCGACCAATGCCGGTAGCACGCAACAACGGCGCGTGCGGCTCTTAAGCGAAAACCGCTAACGCCCTAATTGCCCATCCCCTCGCTTGGCGATTAATTAAAAAATGAGAAATATTCTGGCAGTTTGCACAAAAGAACTCTATACCTACTTCGTTTCACCGATCGCCTATTTCGTCTGTTTTGTCTTCACTGCGATTTCGGGCTTCCTGTTCTCCATCCTGCTTATCAGTGCAAGCAACATTGGCGGGACCGGCGGATACGTGATGGAAACCCTCTTCGGTAACATGGCGATTGTCTTACTCTTTTTCACGCCAGTGCTGACAATGAAACTCTTTGCAGAAGAACGGAAATCGGGAACGATCGAACTACTCCTTACCTCCCCAATCACAGACGGACAAGTGGTTCTCGGTAAATTCCTTGCGAGTTGCACACTGGTCCTGATTATGCTTGGCTTGACGCTTCTGTTTCCACTCTTAACCCAACGTTTCGGTTATTTGGACAGTGGACTCCTCATCAGCGGTTATTTGGGTATCATCCTCATCAGCTCTTCATTTCTATCATTAGGTTTACTGATGTCGTCAATGTGTAAAAACCAACTCGTCGCTGCGTTGACGAGTTTCGGCATCCTCATAACATTATGGGTGATCGGCTCGCTCTCAGCACGCGGTGGACCGATAGCGAAATTCCTGAGTTATCTGTCGTTACCTGAACACTACCGAGATTTCTCACGCGGTATCATCCTATTGAAAGATGTTATTTACTACATCAGTTTCACATGTGTCTGCTTATTTGCGACGTTCAAGTCGATTGAATCATCAAAATGGAGATAGAAGATGGAAGCCAATAAAAGGGTTACAGGCCCACTTCTCGGTTTTCTAACGCTCATCTTCAGTTTTATTGCGATCGCCAGCTGGGTCTTTCAAGCGCGGCTCGTTTTCTGGATCTGCCTCTTGCTCGCGCTTGTCTCACTCGCCATTTTCGCGCGCCTGCGGTTTGCGGACTTCATGAATTTCTTTATCAGTCGCCAAGCGCGTTACGGAGCGAACGTGGCTTTGAGTATCGTTGGGGTTATCGGCATTTTGGTTTTTGTCAATGCCATTGTTATCCGGCAGTTCGATAAACAGATAGATTTAACGAAGCTGCAGCTTTACACGCTTTCGGAACAAACGAAAACCGTTCTCAAAGACCTTAAAAAGGAAATCCAGGTCCTCGCGTTTTTCAGCGACGACACCTCACAGTCAGCGGCTCGTGCGAAAGATATATTAGAATTGTACCAGCGCGAAACTGATTTTATAACTTTTACATTCAAAAATCCTTACATAGATCTCCAACTGAGCAACAAGTATCAACTGAGATACGATGGAACCATTATTTTCGACAGCGAAGATCGACACGAAAAAGTGACGACCGTTGAGGAACAGAAATTCACGAGTGCCATTCTCAAACTCATCCGCGATGAAACAAAAAAGGTCTACTTCCTTGTGGGGCACCAAGAACATGGCATCAATGACTTCAATAACGACGGATATAGTGAAGTGCGGACAGAGTTAGAGAACCAGAACTATGCAGCGTTTCCCCTCTCGCTCTTGACAGAACCGGACATTCCGGCGGATTGCGAATTGCTCGTCATTGCGGGTCCAAGAACCGCCTTGACGGCTAATGAAATTGGTATAGTCGGGAAATACTTAAGGCGTAGCGGAAAATTGTTCCTGATGCTCGATCCATCGGACACTGCTGCAGAAGACGTGAACAGAGGGCTCGTTAGACTTATGCGAAGATGGGGGATTGCGATAGGCAACGACCTTGTCATCGACGAAACGCAGTTCGTCCCGTTGTTCGGACCCAAGGCACCGGTCCCAGGATTTGAACTGCACGAGATTACACGCGCTATGCGGGATCCCGTAGCATTCCCTGTGACCCGTTCTGTCACGCCTATAGCAGACAGACCCTCGAACCTAAGCGTCAAATCGCTTGCCAAAACTGTTGGTGGAACAGACGACAGCTGGGGCGAAAAGCAACGCGACACGGACGGCACTTTCAGCGGTTCGTTTACCTATACGCCCGGGGCAGACACGCCGCCACCGGTATCTGTTGCCGTTGCCGCTGAGCAAAAAGTCGATCAAAATAGCGACAGAGATGCCTCACGCGGTCCAACCCGAATCGTCGTTTTCGGGGACTCAGATTTCGCAGCGAATGCCGCTTTCAGAGAGGCGAACCGCGATCTCTTTCTCTTTACAATCAATTGGCTGACATTAGAGGAGGATCTCATTGCGATCCGTCCTATCGACTTACAG is part of the Candidatus Poribacteria bacterium genome and encodes:
- a CDS encoding DUF2088 domain-containing protein produces the protein MKYFTYFGNHLINAKLPDNSEVYYAKPPLPGIKRAALSEHTQRAFENPLAMPPLRELVNGNSKVLILFDDNCQPFPATKKPDMRQIMIETLLKMLYNYGVEKKNIQLMCAVALHRKMKEHELDYMLGKDIMDEFYPHQLRNFDAEDADQIAYVGHTEKDEIVETDKAVLEADLVIYVDMIQIPLNGGHKSVAVGLGTYNSIAPHHSPHMTAESPHVMQPEGSHMHACIERMSRLIQKETPILVLEAAMNGAIYPFHLRYVGKPNRDCNIAEKVLKTFTPATLSLLPESLRYQILKSVRTDYEPIQVNAGDIDAVHAKTLASMKDQLAIDIPRQFSTLVFGLPDMSPYAVDARINPVLVVSDILGYVFNWFYNKPIIKKNGVVIIMNPTYEIFHEEYHVAYKQFYDEVLAETTEPFEMQQKFQEKYAKDAYLIDCYRNKFAHHGFHPFTVWYWATYPLKYLAKVILVGPEEPRVAQRLGVDWARNLDDALAMAREISGEDDVVALTMPPFFYANVGE
- a CDS encoding AAA domain-containing protein; translated protein: MEKEFQEFVQQKYGGSVRLINASAGEPSPEGEAETPEPKKAFDLKFDLKPKEIKQYLDRYVIKQDEAKKALAIAVCDHYNHVRECHEDPTAADADYSKQNIVMLGPTGVGKTYLIRHIAKLIGVPFVKADATRFSETGYVGANVDDLIRELVTQAEDNLELGQYGIIYLDEADKIATPPNIIGRDVSGRGVQIGLLKLMEETEVDLRSGNDVASQMRAAMEFQKSGKVEKEVINTRHILFIISGAFTGMADIIKKRMHQSKIGFNAEITSPTDDTETQYFENITPKDFIDFGFEPEFIGRLPVHVVCTELGVDDLFYILKHSEGSIIRQYENAFRAYGITVLFSECGLQRIAEKAIAQKTGARALMTVCEKVLRDYKFELPSTGVEEFVVTAEVVDAPDVELKRITAEPDYNRRTVMCEQVRRYEAQFYTEHQLQIQFDAEATALICERAIAEAQTVQRVCDQLLGSYQHGLNLIKQNTGQSTFTFPKAVLENPDQVLEEWIRESYTTKR
- a CDS encoding chlorite dismutase family protein, translated to MNTEQKRPQRPEPPNIQEVGAPLDGKPQVSDRRLFFQLHVFKDCLDPNLIVEKLEKGSLNAVLYDDLNHPTGLGVLLAAEDPAALIVESRTLLDVSNRSSRSYRPEMTMTGRTYSSGREPNLEEWLLNKPLQNVLNPNFPWAIWYPLRRSPEFYRLEHRERGRILGEHALLGRGYAAGGYASDIRLACFGLDTNDNEFVIGVVGPDLHPLSRLIQDMRQTEQTTTYIESLGPFFVGKVRKQFARGG
- a CDS encoding ABC transporter permease subunit is translated as MRNILAVCTKELYTYFVSPIAYFVCFVFTAISGFLFSILLISASNIGGTGGYVMETLFGNMAIVLLFFTPVLTMKLFAEERKSGTIELLLTSPITDGQVVLGKFLASCTLVLIMLGLTLLFPLLTQRFGYLDSGLLISGYLGIILISSSFLSLGLLMSSMCKNQLVAALTSFGILITLWVIGSLSARGGPIAKFLSYLSLPEHYRDFSRGIILLKDVIYYISFTCVCLFATFKSIESSKWR